From the genome of Bacteroidota bacterium, one region includes:
- a CDS encoding alpha-amylase family glycosyl hydrolase, translating into MRKIYNYLLVAFLFISFSGLIAQPSYGSGEPIDKKSTPESDITITPLPFGVNDEITITINSDNSCNDMSTTDLFIWAGIGTEDDPWIYGSGNDDWNTTTEKEKFTNNGDGTHTIVLTPKTYFAIPNGEESTMKKMGLVFRTANGASKWEYSENGSCTGDDYFVGVGNFQIELVSPIVANGGVLKMNSDETLNIKVTSTEDADFSIKEAGTEISTAAGVKEIDFSKTVSETNSYTIDVNNGSEVKSISFSVVVESAPVVEALPSGMRDGINYHEGDDTKVTLVLQAPNKNFVYVKGDFSDWAIKGEYAMKRSTANSSDENTRYWITIDGLTQGEEYSFQYLVDGEIIIADPYTEKILDPWNDGWISDETYPNLKTYPKGKTEGIVSVFETGQTEYAWKNTEFVKPAKSNLIIYELLVRDFVHKHSYQSIIDTLDYLEKLNINAIELMPINEFEGNESWGYNPSFYFAPDKYYGPKNKLKEFIDEAHSRGIAVIIDLVLNHSEGSSPFLQLNMTPDYIPTDENLWYTAERSIPEATWGRDFDHESIHTQALVDSINSFWMKEYHVDGFRFDFTKGFTNTQHPNGTWGGAYDAQRISILKRMSDEIWNRNNDAYVIFEHLGGNQEEKELADHGIMLWGNMVHNYSEAAMGWNEGDKSDLSWASYIKRGWSKPHLVAYSSSHDEERIAYKNSEYGNSNGSYNIKELSTNMERMQLQAMFIWTIPGPKMIWQFDEVGYDYSIDFNGRVGNKPIKWDYTKDADRLRVYNLHKAIMKLKKTEAAFSTTNFTLDVDNGALKSIILEHNDMDVVIVGNFDVTAKTTSVTFPKTGTWYNYFAGSEYEVSTTSQSISLEAGEYKMFTTKKLDTPNLDESISLSIEEVAYNKNASKSPMSVYPVPVKGNATIKYSISEKSTVTIEVFNLQGQVVEQYKFNNQPKGTHTVNWQVDANSQEGVYFIRISTPVESFTRKISVE; encoded by the coding sequence ATGAGGAAAATATACAATTACTTATTAGTGGCGTTTCTGTTCATATCATTTAGCGGCTTAATTGCACAGCCGAGTTATGGCAGTGGTGAACCTATAGATAAAAAATCCACACCGGAAAGCGACATTACTATAACACCCTTACCTTTTGGGGTAAATGATGAAATTACCATTACGATCAATTCAGATAACTCATGTAACGACATGAGCACTACTGATTTGTTTATCTGGGCCGGCATAGGTACTGAAGATGATCCATGGATATATGGTTCCGGCAACGACGACTGGAATACAACAACCGAAAAGGAGAAATTTACGAATAATGGAGATGGTACACATACAATTGTTTTAACACCCAAAACATATTTTGCGATTCCCAATGGCGAAGAAAGTACAATGAAAAAAATGGGGCTGGTTTTTAGAACAGCTAATGGAGCATCGAAATGGGAATATTCAGAAAATGGTTCTTGTACCGGCGATGACTACTTTGTTGGAGTAGGTAACTTCCAAATAGAATTAGTAAGCCCTATAGTAGCAAACGGTGGCGTATTAAAAATGAATAGCGATGAAACACTAAATATTAAAGTTACTTCTACCGAAGATGCTGATTTTTCAATAAAAGAAGCAGGAACAGAGATATCTACAGCTGCCGGTGTTAAAGAAATTGATTTTAGCAAAACTGTTAGCGAAACAAATTCTTATACTATCGATGTTAATAACGGATCAGAAGTAAAATCTATTAGCTTTTCTGTTGTTGTAGAATCAGCACCTGTAGTTGAAGCTCTACCGTCAGGAATGAGAGATGGAATAAATTACCATGAAGGTGATGACACCAAAGTAACTTTAGTTCTTCAAGCACCTAACAAAAACTTCGTTTACGTAAAAGGTGATTTCTCTGACTGGGCAATAAAAGGAGAGTATGCCATGAAAAGAAGCACGGCAAACTCAAGCGATGAAAATACAAGATATTGGATAACAATTGATGGTTTAACTCAGGGTGAGGAATACTCTTTTCAATATTTAGTAGATGGCGAAATTATCATTGCCGACCCATATACAGAAAAAATATTAGACCCGTGGAATGATGGTTGGATTTCTGACGAAACCTACCCAAACCTTAAAACATATCCCAAAGGAAAAACCGAAGGAATTGTTAGTGTTTTCGAAACCGGACAAACAGAATACGCCTGGAAAAACACCGAATTTGTTAAACCGGCAAAAAGTAATTTAATAATTTACGAATTGTTGGTTAGAGACTTTGTACACAAGCACTCATATCAATCAATAATTGACACATTAGACTATTTAGAAAAACTAAATATCAATGCCATAGAACTAATGCCTATTAATGAGTTTGAAGGGAACGAAAGTTGGGGATATAACCCATCATTCTATTTTGCACCTGACAAATACTATGGTCCAAAAAATAAACTAAAGGAATTTATTGATGAAGCGCACAGTAGAGGAATTGCAGTAATAATTGATCTAGTACTAAACCATTCAGAAGGATCATCTCCGTTTCTACAACTTAACATGACTCCGGATTATATCCCTACTGACGAAAACCTATGGTACACAGCTGAACGAAGTATCCCGGAAGCTACCTGGGGCAGAGATTTCGATCATGAGAGCATTCATACACAAGCTTTAGTTGATAGTATTAACTCTTTTTGGATGAAAGAATATCACGTGGATGGTTTTCGTTTTGATTTCACTAAAGGCTTTACAAATACTCAGCATCCTAATGGAACCTGGGGAGGAGCATACGATGCTCAACGTATTTCTATATTAAAGCGAATGAGCGATGAAATATGGAATAGAAATAATGATGCATATGTTATTTTTGAACATTTGGGTGGTAATCAAGAAGAAAAAGAACTTGCAGACCACGGCATAATGCTATGGGGAAATATGGTTCACAACTACTCTGAAGCCGCTATGGGATGGAACGAAGGCGATAAATCGGACTTAAGCTGGGCCTCATATATTAAGCGCGGATGGTCTAAACCACACTTAGTTGCATATTCAAGCTCACATGACGAAGAACGTATTGCCTATAAAAACAGCGAATATGGTAATTCAAACGGCAGTTACAATATAAAAGAACTCTCTACAAACATGGAGCGTATGCAATTACAGGCAATGTTTATCTGGACTATACCCGGACCTAAAATGATTTGGCAGTTTGATGAAGTAGGATATGATTACAGTATTGACTTTAACGGAAGAGTTGGCAACAAACCAATTAAATGGGATTATACAAAAGATGCTGACAGACTTAGGGTTTACAATCTTCACAAAGCTATTATGAAGCTTAAGAAAACCGAAGCTGCTTTCTCTACAACAAACTTTACTTTAGATGTAGATAATGGAGCGTTAAAATCAATAATCCTGGAGCACAATGATATGGATGTTGTAATTGTTGGGAATTTCGATGTTACAGCAAAAACTACTTCCGTTACTTTTCCAAAAACAGGCACCTGGTACAATTATTTTGCAGGAAGCGAATACGAAGTTTCTACAACTTCACAATCCATTTCTTTGGAAGCAGGTGAATACAAAATGTTCACTACCAAAAAACTTGATACTCCAAATCTGGATGAGTCTATTTCGCTTAGCATAGAAGAGGTAGCTTACAATAAAAACGCTTCTAAAAGCCCAATGTCGGTATACCCGGTTCCGGTTAAAGGAAATGCCACAATAAAGTACAGTATTTCAGAGAAAAGCACGGTAACAATTGAAGTTTTCAATTTACAGGGGCAGGTTGTAGAACAATACAAATTCAACAATCAGCCAAAAGGAACTCATACGGTAAATTGGCAGGTTGACGCTAATAGTCAGGAAGGAGTTTACTTTATTAGAATTTCAACACCTGTAGAATCGTTTACAAGAAAGATAAGTGTAGAATAA
- a CDS encoding elongation factor G yields MKEYSAKNIKNIVLIGGSKSGKTTLAETMVYEAGLLQRRGTVEEGNTVSDYHEIEKDRGNSVYATSLHTEWRDYKINIIDTPGLYDFIGETVSSMRVADTCIMLMNAQHGYEVTNDNLWEYIDQFKKPVIMSINQMDHPQANFDHSWLSIQNKFGSSAVLMQYPLNQGEKFDSIIDLLKMTMYKFGPDGGKPEKLPIPDSEIDKANELHNELVEKAAENDEGLMELYFDKGNLDEDELRKGIKIGMMKHELFPVFVMSAKKNMGSGRMMGFIDNVAPSAIDVDTTPTVDGELVANDPKKKTSLFVFKTLVEPFLGKVNFFKVEEGSLKIGQILKNAQTGTSETVNKLFLIDGKERESVNEVKCGDIAAMVKLKDTQTCHTLKDEESKMVFSPLEFPDPLVRKAIKAVNEADEEKMVDALKDIHSEDPTMLFEYAKELKQLLVHGQGELHLHTVLWKLKNTFNIEAEYFAPKIAYRETIQKKAQSHYRHKKQSGGAGQFGEVYMEIEPYYEGMPNPTDYSVRGKEEIELPWGGKLVFINSIVGGVIDSRYIPAIMKGVMEKMEQGPITESYVRDVRVIVYDGKMHPVDSNDISFKIAGAHAFKEAFHDASPKIMEPIQELTIKVPEELMGEVMTDLQSRRAMVQGMDSKNRYSIITAHIPLVEMYDYSTSLRSLTQGRASFTHKFYEYEPVPRNIQEDLAKKSKEAAEA; encoded by the coding sequence ATGAAAGAATATAGTGCTAAAAACATCAAAAACATCGTTCTCATAGGCGGTAGTAAATCAGGGAAAACAACTCTGGCTGAGACTATGGTCTACGAGGCAGGCTTACTACAGCGTCGCGGGACTGTTGAAGAAGGAAACACGGTTTCTGACTATCACGAAATTGAGAAAGACAGAGGAAACTCTGTGTACGCAACCTCTCTTCATACAGAATGGCGCGACTACAAAATCAATATTATTGACACTCCGGGCTTATACGATTTCATTGGAGAAACAGTTTCTTCGATGAGGGTAGCTGATACCTGCATTATGTTAATGAATGCCCAACACGGTTATGAGGTGACAAATGATAATCTTTGGGAATATATCGATCAGTTCAAAAAACCGGTGATAATGTCTATTAACCAAATGGACCATCCACAGGCAAATTTTGATCACTCATGGCTGTCCATCCAAAATAAATTTGGATCAAGTGCTGTATTAATGCAATACCCACTAAATCAGGGAGAAAAATTTGATTCAATCATTGACCTTTTGAAAATGACTATGTACAAATTTGGTCCTGACGGAGGAAAACCTGAAAAACTTCCTATTCCGGATTCGGAAATTGATAAGGCCAATGAACTTCACAACGAATTAGTAGAAAAAGCTGCTGAAAATGATGAAGGATTGATGGAACTTTATTTCGATAAAGGTAATCTGGATGAAGATGAATTGAGAAAAGGAATAAAAATAGGGATGATGAAACACGAATTATTTCCGGTTTTCGTCATGTCTGCAAAGAAAAACATGGGCTCAGGAAGGATGATGGGATTCATCGATAATGTTGCTCCTTCGGCTATTGATGTTGATACCACACCTACAGTTGATGGCGAACTTGTTGCTAATGATCCAAAGAAAAAAACATCATTATTTGTCTTCAAGACTTTAGTTGAACCTTTCCTTGGAAAAGTTAACTTTTTCAAAGTAGAAGAAGGTTCTTTAAAAATTGGGCAAATTCTAAAAAATGCTCAAACAGGTACATCAGAAACAGTAAACAAGCTCTTCCTGATTGATGGAAAAGAACGTGAATCAGTTAATGAAGTAAAATGTGGTGATATAGCTGCAATGGTAAAGCTGAAAGATACCCAAACTTGTCATACATTAAAGGATGAGGAGTCAAAAATGGTTTTCTCTCCTCTTGAGTTTCCGGATCCTCTGGTTAGAAAAGCAATAAAAGCAGTTAACGAAGCCGATGAAGAAAAAATGGTAGATGCATTGAAAGATATTCATTCAGAAGATCCAACAATGTTATTTGAGTACGCCAAAGAACTAAAACAACTACTTGTTCACGGTCAGGGTGAATTACACCTGCACACAGTTCTGTGGAAACTAAAAAACACTTTCAATATCGAGGCTGAATATTTTGCTCCTAAAATTGCATATCGCGAAACTATTCAAAAGAAAGCTCAGTCGCATTATCGTCATAAAAAACAAAGTGGTGGTGCCGGACAATTCGGTGAAGTTTACATGGAAATTGAACCGTATTATGAAGGAATGCCCAATCCTACAGATTATAGTGTTAGAGGAAAAGAAGAAATTGAATTACCTTGGGGAGGTAAACTTGTATTCATTAACTCAATTGTTGGTGGTGTTATAGACAGCCGTTATATTCCGGCAATTATGAAAGGTGTAATGGAAAAAATGGAACAAGGACCAATTACGGAATCATATGTTAGAGATGTAAGGGTAATTGTTTACGACGGTAAAATGCACCCTGTTGATTCTAATGATATCTCATTTAAGATCGCAGGTGCTCACGCTTTCAAAGAAGCATTCCACGATGCCAGTCCAAAGATTATGGAACCAATACAAGAATTAACAATAAAGGTTCCGGAAGAATTAATGGGCGAAGTTATGACCGATTTGCAATCCAGAAGAGCAATGGTTCAGGGTATGGATTCAAAAAATCGCTACTCTATTATTACTGCACATATCCCATTGGTAGAAATGTATGATTATTCTACTTCTCTTAGATCTTTAACTCAGGGAAGAGCCAGTTTTACGCATAAATTCTATGAGTATGAACCTGTTCCCAGAAACATACAGGAAGATTTGGCTAAAAAATCGAAAGAAGCCGCTGAGGCATAG